The following are encoded in a window of Phaseolus vulgaris cultivar G19833 chromosome 3, P. vulgaris v2.0, whole genome shotgun sequence genomic DNA:
- the LOC137806148 gene encoding probable RNA-dependent RNA polymerase 1: MWKTIQMHGFPATVSAEEVRKFLEQNTGPQTVHAVEIEQLKEGDPTTHVNVKFTDKKSVETILLLVTQNLSYGDHVLNATEIKHDILPKQRNFSHSLDDIAVHFGCQTSKNKLSVLWEHQSASVKFGFRLRKMFIFFHYLSVDYKLQISSESMSRIELHHSDDLTKKLLLFQLCNAPLIYEKDVSKSKYFKEACDNNHWFRGVDFTPSCSIGQSPTLCIELPKSVEVPKFNQHYRNYTEVDDSVFTLDRHIGFSSNFNFVPIVNPPQGFNLPYKILFKINSLVQCGCLPLLAIDINFFQLVDPGKVKLEYIESALHKLDQLKVCCYEPAQWLEKQYKKYSENGLLPVSSAISLDDGLVYVHRVQVTPSKIYFCGPEVNLSNRVLRNYPEDTDNFLRVSFVDEDMEKLHSADLVPSSSSVSMDRETKLHERVLATLKNGIEIGDKKFEFLAFSPSQLRDNSVWMVASRTGLTASDIRNWMGEFHEIRNVAKYAARLGQSFSSSRETVRVERHEVKIIPDIEFRRGENKYCFSDGIGKISYELAQEVAKKCGCRDTPSAFQIRYGGYKGVVAVDPTSSTKLSLRKSMCKYKSENTNLDVLAWSKYKPCYLNRQIITLLSTLGVQDQVFRKKQREVLNQLKMLSRNPLMVLDYMSTGEIAKVLKEMLICGFHPNKEPFVSMMLQTLYASKLQELQLKTRILVKRGRALLGCLDETRTLKYGEVFVQIAHQRNKQFLAMSSLSSNRYASNKSKHIVKGKVIVAKNPCLHPGDVRVLRAVDVPSLHHMVDCVVFPQKGRRPHPNECSGSDLDGDIYFVSWDPDLIPPRQENPMDHAPSPVVNVDHDVTLQEVQEYFAHYIVKDKLGIVASAHTVFADKDPQKAMSPACIELAKLHSVAVDFAKSGVPAEVPQHLRVEEYPDFMEKPDKPSYQSNSIIGKLYREVKNVAQHKSLTKPFTRRVARQSYDSDMEIEGFEKYTASACEYKNMYDFKLGNLMDYYGIETEAEIMSGNILKMSKTFRERKDLEGVNHAVMSLRKEARSWFNVMIKNKSNSEVDDGDVAYAIASAWYHVTYHPRYWGSYNEGLKRDHFLSFPWCVHDTLIQIKKEKVRQRTFSMEFWRILKLIPLLLFFFLLWIIVQYLRS; this comes from the exons ATGTGGAAGACAATTCAAATGCATGGATTCCCAGCTACAGTGTCAGCTGAAGAGGTGAGGAAATTTTTGGAACAAAACACAGGCCCTCAAACTGTTCATGCTGTGGAGATTGAGCAGCTCAAAGAAGGAGATCCTACCACACATGTTAATGTTAAATTTACAGACAAAAAAAGTGTTGAAACAATCTTGCTCTTAGTTACTCAAAACCTATCATATGGTGACCATGTTCTAAATGCTACAGAAATAAAACATGACATTTTGCCAAAGCAGAGAAACTTTTCTCACAGCCTAGATGACATAGCAGTGCACTTTGGATGTCAAACATCCAAGAACAAACTTAGTGTACTCTGGGAACATCAAAGTGCTTCAGTCAAATTCGGGTTCAGACTGAGAAAGATGTTTATATTTTTCCATTATTTGTCAGTGGATTATAAGCTGCAGATTTCTTCTGAGAGTATGTCACGTATTGAGCTGCATCACTCAGATGATTTGACCAAGAAGCTCCTCCTTTTTCAG TTATGCAACGCTCCTCTGATCTATGAGAAAGATGTTTCCAAAAGCAAATATTTTAAGGAGGCTTGTGACAACAACCATTGGTTTCGAGGAGTAGATTTCACCCCATCATGCAGCATCGGACAATCTCCTACTTTATGTATTGAGCTTCCAAAAagtgttgaagttccaaagttCAACCAGCACTATCGTAATTATACTGAAGTTGATGACAGTGTCTTCACTCTTGACAGACACATTGGTTTCTCTTCTAACTTCAATTTTGTTCCCATAGTGAACCCTCCACAAGGCTTCAACTTACCATACAAAATTTTGTTCAAAATCAACTCACTAGTTCAGTGTGGATGTCTTCCTCTGTTGGCAATTGACATCAATTTTTTTCAACTGGTTGACCCTGGAAAAGTAAAGCTTGAATACATAGAAAGTGCCCTGCATAAATTAGATCAACTAAAAGTGTGCTGCTATGAACCTGCACAATGGTTGGAGAAACAATATAAGAAATACTCAGAAAATGGTCTACTTCCAGTATCTAGTGCTATTTCATTGGATGATGGGTTGGTCTATGTGCATAGAGTGCAAGTAACTCcatccaaaatatatttctgTGGTCCTGAAGTGAACCTTTCTAATCGTGTCTTGAGAAACTATCCTGAAGACACTGATAACTTTCTTCGTGTTTCTTTTGTTGATGAAGACATGGAAAAACTACACTCAGCAGATTTGGTGCCAAGTTCATCTTCTGTGAGCATGGACAGAGAAACAAAGCTTCATGAGAGGGTACTTGCAACACTTAAAAATGGCATAGAAATTGGTGATAAGAAGTTTGAGTTTCTTGCCTTCTCACCAAGTCAGTTGAGGGATAACTCTGTGTGGATGGTTGCATCAAGAACTGGACTTACTGCATCTGATATAAGAAACTGGATGGGAGAGTTTCATGAAATCAGAAATGTGGCCAAGTATGCAGCAAGGCTTGGTCAATCATTCAGCTCTTCCAGGGAAACAGTGAGAGTTGAAAGACATGAAGTGAAAATTATTCCTGATATAGAATTCAGAAGAGGTGAAAACAAATACTGTTTCTCTGATGGAATTGGGAAGATATCTTATGAATTGGCTCAAGAAGTGGCTAAGAAATGTGGTTGTAGGGATACTCCTTCTGCATTTCAAATCAGATATGGAGGGTACAAAGGTGTTGTTGCTGTTGATCCTACCTCATCAACTAAACTGTCCTTAAGAAAGAGCATGTGCAAGTACAAGTCAGAAAACACAAATTTGGATGTTTTGGCATGGAGCAAATACAAACCTTGTTACCTTAATCGTCAAATAATCACCCTTTTGTCCACACTCGGGGTTCAGGATCAAGTCTTCAGAAAGAAACAAAGGGAAGTTCTTAATCAACTTAAAATGTTGTCAAGAAATCCGTTGATGGTATTAGATTATATGTCCACAGGAGAGATTGCAAAGGTTTTGAAGGAAATGCTCATTTGTGGCTTTCATCCAAATAAGGAACCATTTGTTTCCATGATGTTGCAAACATTATATGCATCAAAACTACAGGAACTGCAGCTCAAAACTAGGATACTTGTTAAGAGAGGAAGAGCATTGTTAGGATGCTTGGATGAAACTAGGACTCTAAAATATGGAGAGGTGTTTGTGCAGATAGCTCACCAAAGAAATAAGCAATTTCTTGCTATGTCCTCTCTTTCTTCTAACAGATATGCATCAAACAAAAGCAAACATATTGTTAAGGGAAAGGTAATTGTAGCCAAAAATCCCTGTCTACACCCGGGAGATGTTCGAGTTTTAAGAGCAGTGGATGTACCTTCTCTGCATCATATGGTGGACTGTGTTGTTTTTCCACAGAAGGGGAGAAG ACCACATCCCAATGAATGTTCAGGAAGTGACTTGGATGGAGATATCTACTTTGTCAGCTGGGACCCTGATCTTATTCCTCCTCGTCAGGAAAATCCCATGGATCATGCACCATCTCCAGTTGTGAATGTGGATCATGATGTTACATTACAG GAAGTTCAGGAGTATTTTGCTCACTACATAGTTAAAGACAAGTTGGGCATTGTTGCAAGTGCACACACGGTGTTTGCTGATAAGGATCCTCAAAAAGCTATGAGCCCTGCATGCATTGAGCTTGCAAAGCTACACTCAGTTGCTGTTGATTTTGCAAAATCTGGTGTGCCAGCAGAAGTTCCACAACATCTACGCGTGGAAGAGTATCCAGATTTCATGGAAAAGCCAGATAAACCAAGTTACCAATCAAATAGCATAATAGGAAAGCTTTATCGTGAGGTGAAGAATGTTGCACAACACAAGAGTCTCACCAAACCCTTCACAAGAAGAGTGGCAAGGCAATCATACGACAGTGACATGGAGATTGAAGGCTTTGAGAAGTACACAGCAAGTGCTTGTGAATACAAGAACATGTATGACTTCAAGCTGGGGAACCTAATGGATTACTATGGTATAGAAACAGAAGCAGAAATAATGAGTGGCAATATCTTGAAAATGTCAAAAACCTTCAGAGAAAGAAAGGACTTGGAAGGAGTTAATCATGCTGTGATGTCTCTAAGAAAGGAAGCTAGAAGCTGGTTCAATGTGATGATAAAAAACAAGTCAAATTCTGAAGTTGATGATGGTGATGTTGCCTATGCAATAGCATCAGCTTGGTACCATGTTACATATCATCCTAGGTACTGGGGGTCCTACAATGAAGGGCTAAAGAGGGATCATTTTCTCAGCTTCCCATGGTGTGTGCATGACACTCTCATTCAGATAAAGAAGGAGAAAGTAAGACAGAGAACTTTTTCAATGGAGTTCTGGAGAATACTGAAACTCATTCCTCTGTTGCTGTTTTTCTTCCTATTGTGGATAATAGTACAATATCTAAGGAGTTGA
- the LOC137806149 gene encoding CRAL-TRIO domain-containing protein YKL091C, whose product MEQQRDLALTQMRKSVEKLGSSAEGYSDHTLIRFLVARSMEVEKAAKMFVQWQKWRSAMVPNGFISDSEIPDELEARKIFLQGLSGDKFPIMIVQTNRHFPAKDQIQFKKFVTYMLDKTVASAFKGREVGNEKLIGIIDLQNISYKNIDARGLITGFQFLQNYYPERLAKCYILHMPWFFVSVWKLVSRFLEKATLEKIVIVTNEDERREFIREVGEEVLPELYGGKAKLVAIQDVELPPLQNGSIN is encoded by the exons ATGGAACAACAAAGAGATTTGGCACTTACCCAGATGAGAAAATCCGTTGAGAAGCTTGGTTCTTCTGCAGAG GGGTATAGTGACCATACACTGATAAGGTTTTTGGTTGCTCGATCAATGGAAGTGGAAAAAGCAGCAAAGATGTTTGTGCAGTGGCAGAAGTGGAGGAGTGCCATGGTGCCTAATGGATTCATTTCAGATTCTGAAATTCCAGATGAACTTGAAGCAAGGAAGATCTTCTTGCAGGGCTTGTCTGGGGATAAATTCCCTATCATGATTGTTCAAACAAACAGACATTTTCCTGCCAAGGATCAGATTCAGTTCAAGA AATTTGTTACATATATGTTGGACAAGACAGTTGCAAG TGCTTTCAAAGGAAGGGAAGTAGGGAATGAGAAGTTGATTGGGATTATTGATCTgcaaaatatttcatataaaaatattgatgCACGTGGGTTGATCACAGGATTTCAATTTTTACAG AATTACTACCCTGAACGTTTGGCAAAGTGCTATATTTTACACATGCCATGGTTTTTTGTGAGTGTTTGGAAACTAGTTTCTCGTTTCCTAGAGAAGGCTACCTTAGAAAAG ATTGTAATAGTGACGAATGAGGATGAGAGAAGAGAGTTCATAAGAGAGGTTGGTGAAGAAGTTCTCCCAGAACTATATGGTGGAAAAGCCAAGCTTGTAGCTATCCAAGATGTTGAATTGCCACCACTGCAAAATGGATCAATAAACTGA